The proteins below are encoded in one region of Gadus macrocephalus chromosome 14, ASM3116895v1:
- the LOC132472332 gene encoding lysine--tRNA ligase-like — MENNNVNAVVGPNFNTYKSEEAFVAINNILRRGDIIGVRGNPGKTKKGELSIIPVKMTLLSPCLHMLPHLHFRLKDKVTTCAWSDIWSVALVVHRHAI, encoded by the exons atggagaacaacaacgtgaatgctgtcgtcggcccaaatttcaa CACCTACAAATCGGAGGAGGCCTTTGTGGCCATAAACAACATTTTGCGCCGAGGGGACATCATTGGCGTCCGCGGTAACCCCGGGAAGACCAAAAAGGGGGAGCTGAGCATCATTCCCGTCAAGATGACGCTTTTGTCTCCTTGTCTGCACATGCTGCCCCACCTGCACTTTAGGCTTAAAGACAAGGTAACCACGTGTGCCTGGAGCGACATCTGGTCAGTCGCTCTGGTGGTTCATCGTCATGCAATTTAG